Proteins encoded by one window of Engraulis encrasicolus isolate BLACKSEA-1 chromosome 21, IST_EnEncr_1.0, whole genome shotgun sequence:
- the paqr9 gene encoding membrane progestin receptor epsilon, whose product MFSLPLLRHTDVPPRVTENFILSGYRFPNYSLRQCLASAFRPTNETGNFWTHFLPIFIFFFHFQEVFGWEGAPDPSDPFFYPFWNYLLGVCCLLLASSLAHLLNSMSLCIREICFFVDYGTISAYTVGSSLAYYYYIHPRAGIPPLDAGLHNTSSSSSSSPSSSSSWLPEFQAFFDTFYIPSSCLVAIICVLACCNTRQNWRTYRYAIRTLVFLLPFFVSSTPVFYRLLSPSPYPSSSASSAAVSVTAHYFYRHCFWLVVSALFNISKVPERLCPGAFDIWGHSHQWFHCCTFLSILDELHMIKAELRALFLHPTLVLPPVVPTRLPGPELLTTYGIMVLLQVCIASIIAWFSRGAYLIYAPQQKQLKQH is encoded by the coding sequence ATGTTCTCCCTGCCGTTGCTCCGCCACACGGACGTGCCGCCACGCGTCACCGAGAACTTCATCCTCTCGGGCTACCGCTTCCCCAACTACAGCCTGCGCCAGTGCCTGGCCTCGGCCTTCCGACCCACCAACGAGACGGGCAACTTCTGGACGCACTTCTTGcccatcttcatcttcttcttccactTCCAGGAGGTGTTTGGCTGGGAGGGCGCTCCCGACCCCTCCGACCCCTTCTTCTACCCCTTCTGGAACTACCTGCTGGGGGTGTGCTGCCTCCTCCTGGCCAGCAGCTTGGCTCACCTGCTGAACTCCATGTCGCTCTGCATCCGGGAGATCTGCTTCTTCGTGGACTATGGCACCATCAGCGCGTACACGGTAGGCTCCTCTctggcctactactactacatccATCCGCGAGCAGGGATCCCACCACTTGATGCTGGATTGCacaacacatcatcatcatcatcatcttctccaTCGTCATCGTCGTCGTGGTTACCTGAGTTCCAGGCGTTCTTCGACACCTTCTACATCCCGTCCTCGTGCCTGGTGGCCATCATCTGCGTGCTGGCCTGCTGCAACACGCGGCAGAACTGGCGCACCTACCGCTACGCCATCCGCACCCTGGTCTTCCTGCTGCCCTTCTTCGTCTCCTCCACGCCCGTCTTCTACCGGCTGCTCAGCCCCTCGCCCTACccgtcctcctccgcctcctcggcGGCCGTCTCCGTCACCGCCCACTACTTCTACCGCCACTGCTTCTGGCTGGTGGTGTCGGCACTCTTCAACATCAGCAAGGTGCCCGAGCGCCTGTGCCCGGGCGCCTTCGACATCTGGGGCCACAGCCACCAGTGGTTCCACTGCTGCACCTTCCTGTCCATCCTGGACGAGCTGCACATGATCAAGGCGGAGTTGAGGGCGCTGTTCCTGCACCCCACGCTGGTGCTGCCCCCCGTCGTGCCCACGCGGCTGCCGGGTCCCGAGCTGCTCACCACCTACGGCATCATGGTGCTCCTGCAGGTGTGCATCGCCAGCATCATCGCCTGGTTTAGCAGGGGGGCCTACCTCATCTACGCCCCGCAGCAGAAACAGCTGAAGCAGCACTGA